GTGTGGCAGGATTGCTTCAGCCCCACAGCCCCAAACTCAACCCTGAAGCTCCTACGGATCGAACCGCGGCTCGAATCTCCCACACCCGAACACAAAAAAAGCCCTAACTTTCGTTAGAGCTTTATTTTCTGTCGGGGTGGCAGGATTCGAACCTACGACCTCCACATCCCAAATGTGGCGCGATACCGGGCTACGCTACACCCCGAAAAGGTATCACCTTTGTTTTTGTGTGGCACAAATATACGGCGAAAAATATATTTGTCAAGATAAATTTTAAAAAACATGCTAAAACACTCATACAACGCACTTTACAGTTTTAGCAATCCTCGAAAAATAATTTTTTAAAAATATTTTCACAATAACTTTCATATAATCAAGCTGTTTTCCTATCTTTGCACCCACCTCAAATAGAGGAACATAATTTTTAAAAAAAGTATTTTTTTATATCAGATAAAAGCTGTAATATTGCATTCCGATTTTTACAGGATATAAATCGTTTTTAATTACACAGAATCATGGATTTAGTAAAATTTGTAGAAGAACAAGCGGTAGTAAAAAATGAAATTCCCGCTTTCAAAGCAGGAGATACCATCAGCGTTCATTATAAAATTCGCGAAGGAAATAAAGAGCGTGTACAGGTGTACCAAGGGGTGGTAATTCAATTAAACAGCGAAGGTGCTAACGCAACTTTTACCGTTCGTAAAATCTCTAACGGTGTAGGTGTTGAACGTATTTTCCCTGTAAACTCTCCTAACATCGAGAAAATTGACGTTAACTCAGTAGGTAAAGTTCGTCGCGCAAAATTATTCTATTTACGCGGACTTACTGGTAAAGCTGCTCGCATCAAAGCGAAAAGAGTTTAATTACGATATTTCTTTTAAAGAAGAAAAGGGACTTACAAATTGTAAGTCCC
The DNA window shown above is from Sphingobacterium hotanense and carries:
- the rplS gene encoding 50S ribosomal protein L19, translating into MDLVKFVEEQAVVKNEIPAFKAGDTISVHYKIREGNKERVQVYQGVVIQLNSEGANATFTVRKISNGVGVERIFPVNSPNIEKIDVNSVGKVRRAKLFYLRGLTGKAARIKAKRV